The Metabacillus sediminilitoris genome window below encodes:
- a CDS encoding nitroreductase family protein, translating to MTIISALGSRRAIRDYRDQEVEEEKIKRLLEVATWAPNDRMREPWSFYVIKGEAKKRYEALAMEFLEERFPTKPHLVNSSIKVLTNTPVHIVVTSDVVPGDEDATKDNEYAVCCAIHSMWLAAKELELGFVWRTRGVGLVHDERLHQFIGAPENKKVIGNIFVGYPDEESIQKMKPSKRTSFEEKTTWL from the coding sequence ATGACCATCATAAGTGCACTAGGAAGCCGTCGAGCAATTCGTGACTACCGCGACCAAGAGGTAGAGGAAGAAAAAATAAAAAGACTACTTGAAGTGGCAACTTGGGCACCGAATGACCGAATGAGAGAACCCTGGAGCTTTTATGTCATTAAGGGTGAAGCAAAAAAACGCTATGAAGCTCTTGCAATGGAATTTTTAGAGGAACGATTTCCGACGAAACCACATTTAGTCAACAGCTCAATAAAGGTATTAACAAACACACCAGTCCATATTGTTGTGACATCTGATGTTGTACCAGGAGATGAAGACGCAACAAAGGATAATGAATATGCTGTTTGCTGTGCTATTCATTCTATGTGGCTAGCCGCAAAGGAATTGGAGCTTGGTTTTGTTTGGCGAACAAGAGGAGTAGGCCTCGTTCATGATGAGCGATTACATCAATTTATTGGAGCTCCAGAAAACAAAAAAGTGATTGGAAATATTTTCGTTGGCTATCCAGACGAAGAGTCGATTCAAAAAATGAAGCCTTCAAAGAGAACTTCATTTGAAGAAAAAACAACTTGGTTATAA
- a CDS encoding cobyric acid synthase has product MGKALPIMFQGTHSDAGKSVIVTAFCRIFAQDGYKTAPFKSQNMALNSYITIDGKEIGRAQGVQAEAAFIQATTDMNPILIKPNREYESQIVVHGKPYKNMEAGEYRKTFFSTGLKLIEESLTHLSHTFDRIVIEGAGSPAEINLNDRELVNMRVARMANAPVVLIGDIEKGGVFASLVGTLQLLEPEDHDRIIGVIINKFRGDVRLLEPGLKWFEEYTGKRVLGVIPYLPHLNIDAEDSVILSQYTSALNHEKEIDIAVIQYPKISNFTDVDPFFQEQDCHVRFITREEQLKQPDLVILPGSKNTLEDLQFLRESGIAQRLLDLYQKKRCYIFGICGGYQMLGSEIHDPDAVESPHRFMNALGLFPLTTTMTKEKTTMLSEGELVFNQKSFRVKGYEIHMGETNNKGDHEPFIQSSDRIDGCKTSNDQVIGTYFHGIFHNDSFRTEYLNTIRKRKGLPPIEDRISFNRLREEAFDRLAVHVRKHVDMDVIQQEMENFHQRSLPL; this is encoded by the coding sequence ATGGGTAAAGCGTTACCTATCATGTTTCAGGGCACCCATTCTGATGCAGGAAAAAGTGTGATTGTCACAGCATTTTGCCGGATCTTTGCTCAAGATGGATACAAAACAGCCCCTTTTAAATCACAAAACATGGCATTAAACTCTTATATCACGATTGACGGCAAGGAAATTGGGCGGGCACAGGGTGTTCAAGCGGAAGCTGCATTTATCCAAGCAACCACCGATATGAATCCGATCTTAATTAAACCAAATCGCGAGTATGAATCCCAAATCGTTGTACATGGAAAGCCCTATAAAAATATGGAAGCTGGCGAATATCGAAAAACCTTTTTTTCAACTGGCTTGAAATTAATCGAGGAGTCTCTTACACATCTCTCACATACATTTGACCGAATTGTTATAGAAGGTGCTGGTAGTCCAGCAGAGATTAATTTAAACGATCGTGAGCTCGTTAATATGCGGGTAGCTAGAATGGCGAATGCACCTGTGGTTTTAATTGGAGATATTGAAAAGGGTGGGGTATTTGCAAGCTTAGTTGGAACACTTCAGCTACTTGAACCTGAAGACCATGATCGAATCATTGGGGTAATCATTAATAAGTTTAGAGGAGACGTTCGCTTACTTGAGCCAGGTCTTAAATGGTTTGAAGAATACACAGGGAAACGAGTATTAGGCGTCATTCCTTATCTTCCCCATTTAAATATAGATGCGGAGGACTCTGTCATTTTAAGTCAATATACTTCAGCGTTAAATCACGAAAAAGAAATCGATATTGCGGTCATTCAATACCCGAAAATTTCGAATTTCACGGATGTTGATCCTTTTTTCCAGGAACAAGACTGTCATGTTCGATTTATTACAAGAGAAGAACAGCTAAAGCAGCCAGATCTAGTGATTTTGCCTGGGAGTAAAAATACGTTAGAGGACCTGCAATTTTTAAGAGAGAGTGGAATTGCTCAAAGGTTACTAGACCTATATCAAAAAAAGCGATGCTATATCTTTGGTATTTGTGGTGGTTATCAAATGCTGGGATCTGAAATTCATGATCCAGATGCGGTTGAGTCTCCCCATCGATTTATGAATGCTCTCGGGTTGTTCCCTTTAACAACGACGATGACTAAAGAAAAAACGACCATGCTTTCAGAGGGAGAGCTAGTATTTAATCAAAAATCCTTTCGTGTAAAAGGTTATGAGATTCATATGGGTGAAACCAACAATAAAGGAGATCATGAGCCGTTCATTCAGTCTTCTGATCGCATTGACGGTTGTAAAACTTCAAATGATCAAGTAATAGGAACATATTTTCACGGAATTTTTCATAATGATTCCTTTCGCACAGAGTACCTAAATACGATTCGCAAAAGAAAGGGGCTACCCCCAATTGAAGATCGTATTTCCTTCAACCGTTTGCGTGAGGAAGCTTTCGATCGGTTAGCTGTTCATGTTCGTAAGCATGTTGATATGGATGTGATTCAACAGGAAATGGAGAATTTCCATCAAAGGAGTTTACCTCTATGA
- a CDS encoding GHMP family kinase ATP-binding protein: protein MQIGYGTCNGTFGELVQGVLNHQPFLVTLPVPLLKSKATFIPDPTKSNIIAQPSQTKAVMACKRMFKLFNLSGGGYLHLCSNIPRGKGMASSSADIVASMRAVAHSYSIPLSHDVISNIATEIEPTDGIMYEGVVAYDYINGKLIDSFGYLPPFGIIGIDIGGSIDTIQFNKRRKPFSEHDHQTFIHAFHVIKEGMKKKDLALICQASTMSAKVNEKALPKRYFKEIERLAALCEGGVVVAHSGTILGILFDPTKLTLEKNRLEIEEFIQQTKTTPFYYCHKNLNLGLKPNSFMRC, encoded by the coding sequence ATGCAAATAGGGTATGGCACTTGCAATGGAACATTTGGTGAGCTCGTACAAGGAGTGTTAAACCACCAGCCTTTCTTAGTTACTCTTCCTGTACCACTGCTGAAAAGTAAAGCTACTTTTATTCCTGACCCAACAAAGAGCAACATTATTGCTCAACCTTCCCAAACAAAAGCTGTAATGGCATGTAAAAGAATGTTTAAGCTTTTTAATCTATCTGGTGGGGGATACCTACACCTATGTTCTAATATTCCAAGAGGGAAGGGAATGGCAAGTAGTTCAGCTGATATCGTAGCGTCGATGAGAGCCGTAGCTCATAGCTATTCCATCCCACTGAGCCATGATGTGATCTCCAATATTGCTACAGAAATTGAGCCAACAGATGGAATCATGTATGAAGGTGTAGTTGCTTATGACTATATTAATGGGAAACTCATTGATTCATTTGGTTACTTGCCTCCATTTGGAATCATTGGAATAGATATTGGCGGTAGCATTGATACCATCCAATTTAATAAACGAAGAAAGCCATTTAGCGAACATGATCATCAGACATTTATTCATGCCTTTCATGTAATAAAAGAAGGTATGAAAAAGAAAGACCTAGCCTTAATCTGCCAAGCTTCTACAATGAGTGCAAAGGTAAATGAAAAAGCACTGCCAAAACGGTATTTTAAGGAGATAGAACGATTAGCAGCCTTATGTGAAGGTGGAGTTGTTGTTGCTCATAGTGGGACTATACTAGGAATATTATTCGATCCTACCAAATTGACCCTAGAAAAAAATCGATTAGAGATAGAAGAATTCATTCAACAAACGAAAACAACCCCATTTTATTACTGTCATAAGAACCTAAATTTAGGTTTGAAACCTAATTCTTTCATGAGGTGTTAA
- a CDS encoding cobyrinate a,c-diamide synthase, whose product MTNRRIVIAGTGSGVGKTTVTIGLMSALRKKGLTVQGFKCGPDYIDPSYHTAVTNRVSRNLDSWMLSKEMVLDIFTHGSKGSDISIMEGVMGFYDGKDPRTDEGSTAEISIITESPVLLVVNCASMARSAAAIVKGFQLLSKGPNIVGVIANKVGSEGHFKLVKTAIEQECNVPVIGYLKRELDIEIPERHLGLIPSIERGELDSFFEKLGDLVLETVDIDHLLELSQAGPIDTEITTSLFEKKHENSVKIAVAKDAAFNFYYPENLEILEAQGAELVYFSPLANEPLPENIDGLYIGGGFPEEFAKELSESHIAKQTIKYAIEQGLPTLAECGGFMFLTDSIETTDGNRYEMVGIISGVAKMHTKRVALGYREISGRQGNFLINENQKARGHEFHYSTFEPNKEIQHAYETKGMRGTKLEGCLTHHVVAGYTHFHFASCPALVGNWIKFCKEIKAYG is encoded by the coding sequence GTGACTAATCGAAGAATCGTGATTGCTGGAACCGGAAGTGGCGTTGGAAAAACAACCGTAACAATCGGTTTAATGTCAGCATTAAGAAAAAAAGGGTTAACTGTTCAAGGGTTTAAATGTGGGCCAGATTATATTGATCCTTCTTATCATACAGCTGTTACAAATCGAGTATCTCGCAACCTTGATAGCTGGATGCTTTCCAAAGAGATGGTGTTGGATATCTTTACTCACGGAAGCAAAGGGTCAGATATCTCGATCATGGAAGGTGTAATGGGCTTTTACGATGGCAAAGATCCAAGAACAGATGAAGGAAGTACGGCTGAAATTAGCATAATTACTGAAAGTCCTGTTTTACTTGTTGTGAACTGTGCTAGCATGGCTCGAAGTGCAGCTGCCATTGTAAAAGGATTTCAGTTGCTTTCAAAAGGTCCAAATATTGTTGGTGTTATAGCGAACAAAGTTGGAAGTGAAGGTCATTTTAAGCTAGTAAAAACTGCAATTGAGCAGGAATGTAATGTGCCTGTTATTGGTTATTTAAAACGTGAGCTTGACATTGAAATACCAGAAAGACATCTCGGGCTCATCCCTTCTATTGAAAGAGGAGAGCTAGATTCTTTTTTTGAAAAATTAGGTGACCTCGTCCTAGAAACAGTAGATATCGATCACTTGCTTGAATTATCTCAAGCAGGTCCAATTGATACAGAAATAACCACTTCTCTTTTTGAAAAAAAGCATGAGAATTCTGTGAAAATTGCTGTAGCAAAGGATGCTGCCTTCAATTTCTATTACCCTGAAAATCTTGAAATCTTAGAAGCTCAAGGGGCTGAGCTTGTTTATTTTTCTCCACTAGCTAATGAACCATTACCAGAAAATATAGATGGTCTTTATATCGGTGGAGGATTTCCAGAGGAGTTCGCAAAGGAGCTTTCAGAAAGTCATATTGCGAAACAAACGATCAAGTATGCTATTGAACAGGGGTTACCAACACTTGCTGAATGTGGGGGATTTATGTTCCTGACCGATTCAATTGAAACAACAGATGGTAATCGTTATGAAATGGTCGGAATCATTTCGGGAGTTGCGAAGATGCACACGAAAAGAGTAGCACTAGGCTATCGAGAAATTAGTGGGCGACAGGGCAATTTCCTTATCAATGAAAATCAGAAAGCAAGAGGTCACGAGTTCCATTACTCAACCTTTGAACCAAATAAGGAGATTCAGCACGCCTATGAAACAAAAGGAATGAGAGGCACAAAGCTTGAAGGCTGCTTAACACATCATGTTGTTGCAGGATATACTCATTTTCATTTTGCTTCCTGTCCAGCATTAGTCGGAAACTGGATCAAGTTTTGTAAGGAGATAAAAGCATATGGGTAA
- a CDS encoding cobalt-precorrin 5A hydrolase has product MTLVLEEGKPVKLNHNGTYAIVAITKHGVELARHLQANFHQTDLFYMSKFEKGDESDRNISLFEGNVRMLLPSLFQSYKGIIMIISLGAVVRMIAPLLKDKKSDPAVVVIDDKGKHVISVLSGHLGGANELTREVAELLQATPVITTASDVQKTIPVDLFGSRFGWVWESADKLTPVSASVVNEEHVAIIQESGEKEWWTYDKPLPETLKIYPTIKNAIEAKPKAALVVTHRNLTEDEQVILQNGVLYRPKVIVLGIGCNRGTSKEEIEQVILDTLQELQFSIKSVKAICSIDLKKDEEGIIEVAQKYQWEFMCYTAEELNTVQLELPSETVYKFTGAYGVSEPAARLYSGTHSLSLTKKKSGNVTISVGIISY; this is encoded by the coding sequence ATGACACTTGTTTTAGAAGAAGGAAAACCAGTCAAACTGAACCATAATGGAACATATGCGATTGTGGCCATCACGAAGCACGGCGTAGAGTTAGCACGCCATTTACAGGCGAACTTTCATCAAACTGATTTATTTTACATGAGTAAGTTTGAAAAGGGAGATGAAAGTGATCGAAACATTTCTCTATTTGAAGGAAATGTCCGAATGCTTCTACCTTCCCTTTTTCAATCCTATAAAGGGATTATTATGATTATTTCTTTAGGTGCTGTCGTTCGAATGATTGCTCCTCTTTTAAAGGATAAAAAATCCGACCCTGCTGTTGTTGTCATCGATGATAAAGGAAAGCATGTGATTAGCGTTTTATCCGGTCATTTAGGTGGGGCAAACGAGCTAACAAGGGAAGTAGCTGAATTGTTGCAGGCAACACCAGTCATAACAACTGCTTCAGACGTCCAAAAAACTATTCCTGTTGATTTATTTGGAAGTCGCTTTGGCTGGGTTTGGGAAAGTGCAGATAAATTAACACCTGTTAGTGCATCTGTTGTCAATGAGGAACACGTTGCCATTATCCAAGAATCAGGCGAAAAAGAATGGTGGACATATGATAAGCCACTTCCAGAAACGCTAAAAATCTATCCAACGATAAAAAATGCCATTGAAGCGAAGCCAAAAGCAGCCCTTGTTGTGACACACCGAAATTTGACTGAGGATGAACAAGTTATTCTTCAAAACGGAGTTCTTTATCGACCAAAGGTGATTGTCCTTGGTATTGGTTGTAACCGTGGAACGTCAAAGGAAGAAATAGAACAAGTCATCCTAGATACTTTACAGGAATTACAGTTTTCTATCAAAAGCGTGAAAGCGATTTGTTCCATTGATCTGAAAAAAGATGAAGAAGGAATCATTGAGGTCGCACAAAAATATCAATGGGAATTTATGTGTTATACAGCTGAAGAACTAAATACAGTTCAATTGGAGCTTCCCTCTGAAACGGTTTATAAATTTACGGGCGCGTATGGGGTGAGTGAACCTGCTGCCCGCTTATACAGTGGTACACACTCTCTTTCACTCACAAAGAAAAAATCAGGGAATGTAACGATATCTGTCGGAATTATTTCTTATTAG
- the cobI gene encoding precorrin-2 C(20)-methyltransferase, whose amino-acid sequence MIGTLYGLGVGPGDPELLTVKAFRKLKEAPVIAYPKKRKGSKSYAQRIIDVYITPGEKEMLGLVFPMTKDPDILEREWSNTVELVWEKLKTGKDVAFVTEGDPLLYSTFIHMMNLVKERYPEVNIQTVPGISSINGAASRLGIALAEGDDHVAIIPARDDYETMKKAIVENDCVIFIKVAKVMDLMLQILRELDLVEKASVVTKVTSDEEIIWDIQELDRAELEYLTLMVVRK is encoded by the coding sequence ATGATAGGAACGTTATACGGTTTAGGTGTAGGACCAGGAGATCCTGAGCTTTTAACAGTGAAAGCCTTTCGTAAGCTAAAAGAAGCTCCTGTTATTGCGTATCCGAAAAAAAGAAAAGGCAGCAAAAGCTACGCCCAACGAATTATTGATGTATACATAACACCTGGAGAAAAGGAAATGTTAGGACTCGTCTTTCCTATGACAAAGGATCCAGACATTCTTGAACGGGAATGGTCCAATACGGTAGAACTTGTATGGGAAAAGCTTAAAACAGGCAAGGATGTTGCGTTTGTAACAGAAGGAGATCCTCTACTATACAGTACGTTTATTCATATGATGAACCTTGTAAAAGAACGCTACCCAGAGGTGAACATCCAAACAGTTCCTGGCATTTCATCCATCAATGGTGCTGCTTCAAGACTAGGAATTGCCTTAGCAGAAGGAGATGACCATGTTGCCATCATTCCTGCAAGAGACGACTATGAAACAATGAAAAAAGCCATTGTCGAGAATGATTGTGTGATTTTCATTAAAGTCGCGAAGGTAATGGATCTAATGCTGCAAATTTTACGTGAGCTAGATTTAGTTGAAAAAGCATCCGTTGTTACAAAGGTAACATCTGATGAAGAAATCATTTGGGACATTCAAGAGTTAGACCGAGCAGAACTCGAATATTTAACATTAATGGTGGTGAGAAAATAA
- the bluB gene encoding 5,6-dimethylbenzimidazole synthase: MFSKEEREAIYKVIETRRDIRSFKSDPIPIDAIGRILEAAHHAPSVGFMQPWNFVLIESDEVKKQLAWAADKERRALTIHYEEDERASKFLSLKIEGLKEAPLTICVTCDPTRGGSHVLGRNSIPETDMMSTACAIQNMWLASCVEGLAMGWVSFYKKSDVRDILVIPPHIDPVALISIGYTDVYPKAPILESANWEKRRSLQNLIFKDKWGNK; encoded by the coding sequence ATGTTCTCTAAAGAAGAAAGAGAAGCTATTTATAAAGTTATTGAGACTAGAAGAGATATTCGAAGCTTTAAATCAGATCCCATTCCAATAGATGCTATCGGGCGAATTCTAGAAGCAGCTCACCATGCTCCTTCTGTTGGATTTATGCAGCCATGGAACTTCGTTTTAATTGAATCTGATGAAGTGAAAAAGCAATTAGCCTGGGCGGCGGATAAAGAAAGAAGAGCCCTTACTATTCATTATGAAGAAGATGAACGAGCTTCCAAATTTTTATCACTAAAGATAGAAGGGTTAAAAGAAGCACCTTTAACGATATGTGTGACTTGTGACCCAACTAGAGGAGGTTCACATGTTTTAGGTCGCAATTCAATTCCCGAAACCGATATGATGTCAACGGCATGTGCGATTCAAAATATGTGGTTAGCGTCTTGTGTTGAAGGATTAGCTATGGGATGGGTCAGCTTTTATAAAAAATCAGATGTTCGAGATATTTTAGTTATTCCTCCACATATAGACCCAGTTGCATTGATTTCAATCGGTTACACGGATGTTTATCCTAAAGCACCTATTTTAGAATCAGCAAACTGGGAGAAGAGGCGATCATTACAGAATTTAATTTTTAAAGACAAGTGGGGAAATAAGTAA
- the cobA gene encoding uroporphyrinogen-III C-methyltransferase codes for MTKGNVYLVGAGPGDPKLITVYGLECIQKSDVILYDRLVNKKLLDHARPDAELIFCGKLPGKHELIQEQIHELLVEKALDGKVVTRLKGGDPCVFGRVGEEAEVLADHDITFEIVPGITSGIAAPAYAGITVTHRDYASSFAIVTGHGRAEKQEDHLNWAALAQGIDTIAFYMGVGNLHYICKKLIENGKKTDTPVAVIQWGTTEKQKTITGTLSSIEKSVQLAGIKHPSIIIVGEVVNLRQKIKWFEEMSQDYKEEIEA; via the coding sequence TTGACCAAAGGAAATGTTTATCTAGTAGGGGCAGGACCAGGGGATCCGAAATTAATTACCGTCTATGGATTAGAGTGTATCCAAAAATCAGACGTCATTTTATATGATCGATTAGTGAATAAAAAATTATTAGACCATGCAAGACCTGACGCAGAATTAATTTTTTGTGGGAAATTGCCTGGAAAGCATGAGTTGATTCAAGAACAAATTCATGAGCTTTTAGTTGAAAAAGCTTTAGACGGGAAAGTAGTTACTCGCTTAAAAGGTGGAGACCCATGTGTTTTTGGTCGAGTTGGCGAAGAAGCAGAAGTACTGGCTGATCATGATATTACATTTGAAATCGTCCCGGGCATTACGTCAGGTATTGCTGCACCTGCTTATGCTGGAATCACTGTTACACATCGAGATTATGCCTCTTCATTTGCCATTGTGACAGGTCATGGACGTGCCGAAAAACAAGAGGATCATCTTAATTGGGCCGCACTTGCGCAAGGTATTGATACAATTGCCTTTTATATGGGTGTGGGCAACTTACATTATATATGCAAAAAGCTTATCGAAAACGGAAAAAAAACGGATACACCAGTTGCTGTTATTCAATGGGGAACAACGGAAAAACAAAAAACTATAACAGGGACACTAAGCTCAATCGAAAAGTCAGTACAGCTGGCTGGAATAAAGCACCCTTCCATTATTATTGTTGGTGAGGTTGTAAACCTACGCCAAAAAATTAAATGGTTTGAAGAAATGAGTCAAGATTATAAGGAGGAGATTGAGGCATGA
- the cobO gene encoding cob(I)yrinic acid a,c-diamide adenosyltransferase translates to MKKKQLGYKTTNRARDEQMSQLKKQRGLTLVYTGDGKGKTTAALGLAIRATGRGQRVLMIQFIKSPTRTYGEKIQFDKIGIEMHQTGIGFTWTKTPEEHREALKKGWEFTKDKVSSGEYDVVILDELNNALAIHTFPIEDVLPLNEVVELIQSRPEHMHLIITGRSAKEEILAQADLVTEMKEVKHYYHEGISAVKGIEF, encoded by the coding sequence TTGAAGAAAAAACAACTTGGTTATAAAACAACTAACAGGGCGAGGGATGAACAAATGAGTCAATTGAAAAAACAACGGGGACTTACCCTCGTTTATACAGGTGATGGGAAAGGGAAAACAACGGCAGCACTTGGATTAGCAATTCGAGCAACAGGACGAGGCCAACGAGTATTAATGATCCAATTTATAAAATCGCCAACTCGAACGTATGGAGAAAAGATTCAGTTCGACAAAATAGGGATTGAAATGCACCAAACAGGAATCGGCTTCACATGGACAAAGACCCCAGAGGAGCACAGAGAGGCGTTAAAAAAAGGATGGGAATTTACAAAAGACAAGGTCTCTTCTGGCGAATACGATGTAGTGATTTTAGATGAGTTAAATAACGCCTTAGCTATTCATACTTTTCCTATAGAAGACGTTCTACCTTTAAATGAAGTCGTTGAACTGATTCAATCACGCCCTGAACATATGCACCTCATTATTACCGGTCGGTCGGCGAAGGAAGAAATCTTAGCACAGGCTGATCTTGTTACAGAAATGAAAGAGGTTAAGCATTATTATCATGAGGGTATTTCAGCCGTGAAAGGAATTGAATTTTAG
- a CDS encoding energy-coupling factor ABC transporter permease, whose amino-acid sequence MKIKLNWALVVVLGLTVYFWANSYEEAYAMHIMEGFLPFWWVVFWWVMTIPFLIIGMRTIQKRVKEHPELKTMLGLSGAFAFVLSALKLPSVTGSSSHPTGVGLGAILFGPTAMSVLGTIVLLFQSLLLAHGGLTTLGANAFSMAVVGPFIAYGIFILGRKLNVSFAVSVFLAAMLGDLGTYIVTSVQLALAFPADVGGFFASFAKFAGIFGLTQIPLAISEGLLTVIVMNLLLKYNMPDLHHLPTMKEAS is encoded by the coding sequence ATGAAAATAAAGTTAAACTGGGCACTAGTCGTGGTATTAGGTTTAACAGTTTATTTCTGGGCGAATTCCTATGAAGAAGCCTATGCTATGCATATTATGGAGGGGTTTTTACCCTTTTGGTGGGTCGTTTTTTGGTGGGTTATGACCATTCCTTTTTTGATCATTGGGATGAGAACTATTCAAAAGAGAGTAAAGGAACATCCTGAATTAAAAACAATGCTTGGTCTTTCTGGAGCATTTGCGTTCGTCTTATCCGCCTTAAAGCTTCCTTCGGTAACAGGAAGCTCTTCCCATCCAACAGGTGTTGGTTTAGGAGCTATTTTGTTTGGGCCAACGGCGATGAGTGTTTTAGGTACAATCGTCCTATTATTCCAATCGTTGTTGTTAGCTCATGGTGGGTTGACAACATTAGGAGCAAATGCTTTTTCAATGGCAGTTGTCGGACCATTCATTGCATATGGAATATTTATTTTAGGGCGTAAACTGAATGTATCATTCGCTGTTTCGGTTTTTCTAGCTGCTATGTTAGGTGATTTAGGCACATACATCGTTACCTCTGTTCAATTAGCACTTGCTTTCCCTGCTGATGTAGGAGGCTTTTTTGCTTCCTTTGCTAAGTTTGCCGGTATCTTTGGACTAACACAAATACCATTAGCAATCAGTGAAGGTTTATTAACGGTCATCGTTATGAACTTGCTATTAAAGTACAATATGCCAGATTTGCATCACCTGCCTACAATGAAGGAGGCTAGTTAA
- the cobM gene encoding precorrin-4 C(11)-methyltransferase encodes MKITIIGAGPGDPDLITVKGLKLLQEADVVLYADSLVNTELIEKAKPEAEVIKTAGMHLEEMVEVMVDRVQEGKKVVRVHTGDPAVYGAIMEQIAILNQKDIHVEIIPGVSSVFASAAALGAELTIPELTQTVILTRAEGRTPVPDAEKLRDLAKHNCTIALFLSATLTKKIVKEFLDAGWSKDTPVGVVYKATWPDQKIVRSTLEYLDDDMRTNGIRKQAMILAGWALDQNIHQKDFKSKLYDKAFTHGFRKGVKE; translated from the coding sequence ATGAAAATCACAATCATAGGGGCTGGGCCAGGAGATCCTGATTTAATTACCGTAAAAGGGTTAAAGCTTCTTCAAGAGGCCGACGTGGTATTATATGCTGATTCGTTAGTGAATACGGAACTGATTGAAAAAGCAAAACCTGAAGCAGAAGTCATTAAAACTGCAGGCATGCACCTTGAAGAAATGGTGGAAGTGATGGTGGACCGCGTTCAGGAAGGAAAGAAGGTAGTTCGTGTCCATACTGGAGATCCTGCCGTTTATGGTGCAATCATGGAGCAAATTGCAATTTTAAACCAAAAAGATATTCATGTTGAAATCATTCCTGGCGTAAGCTCTGTTTTTGCATCAGCCGCTGCCTTAGGTGCAGAGCTAACTATTCCTGAACTTACCCAAACAGTTATTCTGACTCGTGCAGAAGGGAGAACACCCGTCCCAGATGCTGAGAAACTAAGAGATTTAGCAAAGCACAATTGTACAATTGCGTTGTTTTTAAGTGCAACACTCACCAAAAAGATTGTTAAAGAATTTTTAGATGCGGGATGGAGTAAGGATACACCTGTAGGAGTCGTGTACAAAGCAACATGGCCTGATCAAAAAATTGTCCGATCAACACTAGAGTACCTTGATGACGATATGCGAACAAATGGAATACGTAAACAAGCGATGATTTTAGCTGGTTGGGCTCTTGATCAAAACATTCATCAAAAGGACTTTAAATCAAAGCTTTATGATAAAGCCTTCACTCATGGTTTTCGAAAAGGAGTGAAAGAATGA